Proteins encoded together in one Miscanthus floridulus cultivar M001 chromosome 16, ASM1932011v1, whole genome shotgun sequence window:
- the LOC136510252 gene encoding cysteine endopeptidase Rep1-like: protein MPARLRLLSGTPRLRPTRLSRRTFAPRGHHGVLHHPAKRNTAVETLEIYFSALPFVWITAVALLVLVAALALVATVQAGFYLTAEDLESDEALWELYGRWAAHHGVVRKPGRFATFKANAHMLHGKQRHAGELMALNVFGDRSFDEVVATTSCVGSPSPTELEELPVIDLDLLAATQDLPSKVDWRSENAVTDLPSSSSTIERINRIY from the exons ATGCCCGCGAGGCTGCGCCTCCTCTCCGGAACGCCGCGCCTCCGGCCGACGAGGCTGAGCCGCCGCACCTTCGCGCCGAGAGGCCACCACGGCGTGCTCCACCACCCTGCCAAGAGGA ACACAGCagtagaaaccctagaaatttaTTTTTCCGCCCTCCCCTTCGTCTGGATCACCGCCGTCGCTCTGCTCGTGCTCGTGGCTGCCTTGGCCCTGGTGGCCACGGTGCAGGCCGGCTTCTACCTCACGGCGGAGGACCTGGAGAGCGACGAGGCTCTGTGGGAGCTATACGGCCGATGGGCTGCTCACCACGGGGTGGTGCGCAAGCCCGGCCGCTTCGCGACCTTCAAGGCGAACGCCCACATGCTCCACGGCAAGCAGCGACACGCGGGCGAGCTGATGGCCCTCAACGTCTTCGGCGACCGGTCCTTCGACGAGGTCGTGGCAACCACGTCGTGCGTGGGGAGCCCCTCTCCCACGGAGCTGGAGGAGTTGCCCGTCATCGACCTCGACCTCCTCGCCGCCACGCAAGATCTCCCCAGCAAAGTCGACTGGAGGTCTGAAAATGCTGTCACTGATCTCCCCAGTTCCTCCTCGACT ATAGAGAGGATAAACAGGATATATtga
- the LOC136510253 gene encoding cysteine proteinase EP-B 2-like, with translation MVQAGFYLTAEDLESDEALWELYGRWAAHHGVVRKPGRFATFKANAHMLHGKQRHAGELMALNVFGDRSFDEVVATTSCVGSPSPTELEELPVIDLDLLAATQDLPSKVDWRSENAVTDLPSSSSTIERINRIY, from the exons ATGGTGCAGGCCGGCTTCTACCTCACGGCGGAGGACCTGGAGAGCGACGAGGCTCTGTGGGAGCTATACGGCCGATGGGCTGCTCACCACGGGGTGGTGCGCAAGCCCGGCCGCTTCGCGACCTTCAAGGCGAACGCCCACATGCTCCACGGCAAGCAGCGACACGCGGGCGAGCTGATGGCCCTCAACGTCTTCGGCGACCGGTCCTTCGACGAGGTCGTGGCAACCACGTCGTGCGTGGGGAGCCCCTCTCCCACGGAGCTGGAGGAGTTGCCCGTCATCGACCTCGACCTCCTCGCCGCCACGCAAGATCTCCCCAGCAAAGTCGACTGGAGGTCTGAAAATGCTGTCACTGATCTCCCCAGTTCCTCCTCGACT ATAGAGAGGATAAACAGGATATATtga